CGCGGGTGATGCGGTTGCCTTCGATGTTGATGGTGAGGGGGTGGGCGCGGAGGATGCCGTAGCGGGCGCAGAGGAAGTCGCCTACGACGCCGTCGACTACGAAGACGCCGTTGACCTCGCCGGGTGCGGTGAAGCACTCGCCGCCGGGGAGATTGCCCCACTTCTCGGTGCTGATGATGCCGGAGGTTTTGAACCAGCGATAGTCGGGGTTGAGTTGAGCGTGGATGTCGGTGCCGGCAGGGGTGGTAGCGCGGACGTAGGTGGCGGCGCGGACCTTGTCGAGGACAGCTTGCGAGAGGCGGTCGATTGCGAGGAAGTCGGCACGCATGCCCTGAGTCATGATCTCGGGGGTGATGTTGACCATGTGGGCGTGGCGCATGCGGCGGCGATTGACGACGTCAGTCATCTGCATGCGGCTGTGGAGTTCGTTGGGCTGGACTTCGACGGCGAAGATGCTGACCTGCGAGGACTCCATGTCTTCGAGGATAGTGGCGGGCAGATCGATTAGCGGGCGGGGCGCGAGGGCTTCGAGGACGAAGGCGTTCCAGGTGCAGCCGATCTGGTCTAGCTCCGCGACGAGGGAGGCGGCGATGGTGAGGCAGCGCTCGTCGGTGATGAGGGTGACCTTCTCGCTGGGCTGGATGCGGAGGCAAGTAGTGACGGCGTTACGGGCACCTGGGGTGAACTCAGGGGGGAAGGCGGTGGTGCGGAGGTCTGGTGCTGCCTGCGTTGCTTGATCAACCATGGGTGCGGCCTTCCGGATAAAACTTCTTTCTAAGATAGCTTGTTACTGATGAGTTACAGGAGAAAAAGGAGTTTGAGAGGGGTATCTACGGCTCCCCCTCCCCGGCACTTTTGCGCTAAAGTCTTCCATCTTTGAGGCTTAGGTTTGGACTTTCCTTTTGGCTTAGATTGACTTAGAGGCAAAGTCTTGAAAAGACAGATGCTTCTTTCGATCACTCCCTGTAAAGTCTTCATTCCAATTGCCTATGAAAACGAAAACCCCGACGCGAGGTCGGGGCACTCTTTGGTACTGCTTTAATTATATCGGGTTTGGCGGGGTATTGTGCCATGCGAATCTGCTTGTCTGGCGCGGCGATTTGCGATTTTGGGGCTTGACAGGTTTTTCGGGATTTTGGATTGGGACACGCAACGGCTGGTGTGTTGGGCTGGAAGGTTCGAACGGTTTGGGTGGGTGAAAGGGTGTCGGGATCCTTCACTCGCTCAGGATGACACATCTGTGGTGGGTTGAGTGGTTGGTGGGGTAAGGGCGGTTCGCAATATTTAGAGGCCGGCGCGGGTTTCGGCGGCCATGTAGTCGACTACGGATTTCAGGCTGTTGGTTTCGCGAAAGACTTTTAGCTGGCGGTCGGCTCCGGAGCCTTCGCGGAGCATGGTGTGGATGTAGTTGATCTCGGTGCGGCTGCCTAGCTCGTCGAGGACGTCGTCGACGAAGGCGAGGTATTCGAGGATGAGTTCGCGGACGGGAACCTCAGCCTGTTTGCCGAAGTCGATCATCTTGCCGTCGAGGCCATAGCGGACGGCGCGGAATTTATTTTCCATCAGCAGGGCGCGGGAGTACTGACGGTAGTCGATGTTCTTCGAGTGGAGGTGCCAGAGCTTGCAGGCGGTGGCCTGGATGAGCGCGGCGATGGCGATGGACTCGTGCGCGCGGAGGGGGATGTCGCAGATGCGGACCTCGACGGTGTCGAAGAAGGGATGAGGGCGGACGTCCCACCAGATTTTTTTCGCATTGTCGATGGACTTGGTCTTGATGAGGAGGTTGACGTAGCTCTCGAACTCGGAGTAGCTGGCGAAGCTGTCGGGGAGGTTGGTGCGGGGGAAGTTTTCGAAGACCTTGGCGCGGTAGCTCTTGTAACCGGTCTCCATGCCGAGCCAGAAGGGGGAGTTGGTGGAGAGCGCGAGGATGTGGGGGAGGAAGTAGCGGAGGGAGTTCATGATGCGGATGGCGGCTTCGCGGTCTTCGATGCCGACGTGGACGTGGAGGCCGAAGATGAGGTTGGCGCGGGCTACGAGTTGGAGATCTTCGACGACCTGGGCGTAGCGGGGATCGGGATAGATCTCCTGAACGCGCCAGTCGGCGAAGGGGTGAGTGGCGCCGGCGATGAGGAGGAGATCGTGCTCTTCGGCGAGGGCGATCAT
The Edaphobacter lichenicola genome window above contains:
- a CDS encoding aminopeptidase — translated: MVDQATQAAPDLRTTAFPPEFTPGARNAVTTCLRIQPSEKVTLITDERCLTIAASLVAELDQIGCTWNAFVLEALAPRPLIDLPATILEDMESSQVSIFAVEVQPNELHSRMQMTDVVNRRRMRHAHMVNITPEIMTQGMRADFLAIDRLSQAVLDKVRAATYVRATTPAGTDIHAQLNPDYRWFKTSGIISTEKWGNLPGGECFTAPGEVNGVFVVDGVVGDFLCARYGILRAHPLTINIEGNRITRVSSENKALERDFWAYTHTDENSDRVGEFAIGTNIGVDRVIGNILQDEKFPGIHIAFGDPYGAHTGAPWKSSTHIDVVGLEFSIWLGDAHGEEQIMRDGQFLLDA
- a CDS encoding carboxylate-amine ligase, with the translated sequence MRPSFTLGIEEEYQTVDPETRDLRSHIATEMLAKGKLRLEERVKAEMHQSVIEVGTRICSNIQAAQEDLFDLRRNMIALAEEHDLLLIAGATHPFADWRVQEIYPDPRYAQVVEDLQLVARANLIFGLHVHVGIEDREAAIRIMNSLRYFLPHILALSTNSPFWLGMETGYKSYRAKVFENFPRTNLPDSFASYSEFESYVNLLIKTKSIDNAKKIWWDVRPHPFFDTVEVRICDIPLRAHESIAIAALIQATACKLWHLHSKNIDYRQYSRALLMENKFRAVRYGLDGKMIDFGKQAEVPVRELILEYLAFVDDVLDELGSRTEINYIHTMLREGSGADRQLKVFRETNSLKSVVDYMAAETRAGL